From the Calditrichota bacterium genome, one window contains:
- the trpE gene encoding anthranilate synthase component I has translation MKIISFERFQSQYNGAPLVSAYAEVMGDMDTPVSTFLKTAQKSYRFLLESVEGGTQRGRYSIIGDTPLLIFQSKNGITTIRNTLTGKTTTHRENPFDVLKTVLSTFIHRKLENSPFLNGGLFGYIGYDAIRYIEKIPSASEDDMALPDIHLFLPQNMIVFDNLLNRIHLIHFMEPGADPKIDYQKAVGEIEENIQKIQNTSLRNGKPAFHEPQAFTSNIEKKRFETSVQKAREHIYRGDIFQMVLSQRLSVPIHVPPFEIYRALRMINPSPYMFYMDMEDITLLGASPETLVKLEGDTVLVKPIAGTRKRGRNETEDLALVEDLLADPKERAEHIMLVDLERNDVGRIAEFGSVTLEDFMIIEKYSHVMHIVSTVTGKLRQGLDAVDVFRACFPAGTVSGAPKVRAMELIEEMEPTRRGIYAGAVGYFAFDRTMDVCIAIRTIVVKNGKAYVQAGAGIVADSVPSSEYEETLNKARGLLKAIESAEGGLT, from the coding sequence ATGAAAATTATTTCGTTTGAACGCTTTCAAAGCCAGTACAACGGGGCACCCCTTGTTTCTGCTTATGCAGAGGTCATGGGCGATATGGACACACCCGTTTCCACATTTCTCAAAACCGCCCAAAAGTCTTATCGGTTTCTTCTGGAAAGTGTGGAAGGCGGCACCCAACGAGGCCGCTACTCGATTATCGGCGATACACCGCTGCTGATCTTCCAGAGCAAAAACGGGATCACGACCATCCGGAACACCCTTACCGGAAAAACCACCACGCACCGGGAAAATCCCTTTGATGTCCTGAAAACGGTTCTCAGCACATTTATTCACCGAAAACTGGAAAACAGTCCTTTTCTCAACGGAGGCTTGTTCGGCTACATCGGCTACGATGCCATTCGCTACATTGAAAAAATTCCTTCTGCATCCGAAGATGACATGGCTCTTCCGGACATCCATCTGTTTCTCCCGCAAAATATGATTGTATTCGACAACCTTTTGAACCGCATCCATTTGATCCATTTTATGGAGCCCGGCGCCGATCCCAAAATCGACTACCAAAAAGCGGTCGGGGAAATCGAAGAGAACATTCAAAAGATCCAAAACACGTCGCTCCGAAACGGAAAACCGGCCTTTCACGAACCGCAGGCATTCACAAGCAATATTGAGAAGAAGCGGTTCGAAACCAGTGTACAAAAGGCGCGGGAACACATCTACAGGGGCGATATTTTTCAGATGGTTCTGTCCCAGCGCCTCAGCGTGCCCATTCACGTTCCGCCATTTGAGATTTACAGAGCCCTTCGGATGATCAACCCGTCTCCTTACATGTTTTATATGGATATGGAGGATATCACGCTTCTGGGAGCATCGCCGGAGACGCTTGTCAAATTGGAGGGGGATACGGTTCTGGTTAAACCCATTGCAGGCACGCGAAAACGGGGGCGCAATGAAACGGAAGACCTTGCACTGGTTGAAGACCTGCTGGCCGATCCCAAGGAACGCGCGGAGCATATCATGCTGGTTGATCTGGAGCGAAACGACGTGGGGCGAATCGCAGAATTCGGAAGCGTGACACTGGAGGATTTTATGATCATTGAAAAATATTCCCACGTGATGCACATCGTCTCTACCGTAACCGGGAAGCTCCGGCAGGGACTGGATGCCGTGGATGTGTTTCGGGCGTGTTTCCCGGCAGGCACCGTGTCCGGGGCACCCAAAGTCCGGGCGATGGAGCTGATTGAAGAGATGGAACCCACCCGGCGAGGCATTTACGCGGGAGCCGTGGGCTATTTCGCTTTTGACCGCACCATGGACGTGTGCATTGCCATCCGGACAATCGTCGTCAAGAATGGGAAAGCCTACGTTCAGGCGGGAGCCGGAATCGTGGCCGATTCCGTGCCGAGCTCGGAATATGAGGAAACCCTGAACAAAGCCAGGGGGCTTCTGAAAGCCATTGAATCTGCCGAGGGAGGGCTGACATGA
- a CDS encoding aminodeoxychorismate/anthranilate synthase component II: MILVIDNYDSFTYNLVQYIGEFHGDISVVRNDQITLDAIRALRPEAIVISPGPGYPKEAGITLKVIHTLYHDYPIFGVCLGLQSIGEAFGGRIVQAGQVVHGKNTTIYHDGKTIFEGLKNPFKGGRYHSLIIDRKTLPDVLEVSAETADGLIMAVRHKQYLLEGVQFHPESILTEYGKEMIANFLRRVKQEDER; the protein is encoded by the coding sequence ATGATCCTGGTCATCGACAATTACGATTCGTTCACGTACAATCTTGTTCAATATATCGGTGAATTCCATGGGGATATTTCGGTGGTGAGGAATGACCAGATAACACTCGACGCGATTCGCGCCCTCAGGCCGGAAGCGATTGTTATTTCTCCCGGTCCGGGCTACCCGAAGGAAGCGGGCATCACGCTGAAGGTCATTCACACTCTTTACCACGACTATCCGATTTTCGGCGTCTGCCTGGGACTTCAATCCATCGGAGAGGCGTTCGGGGGACGCATTGTTCAGGCAGGACAGGTGGTTCACGGCAAAAACACCACCATTTACCACGACGGGAAAACCATCTTTGAGGGCCTGAAAAATCCCTTTAAGGGGGGACGTTATCATTCCCTCATCATTGACAGAAAAACCCTGCCCGATGTGCTGGAGGTTTCTGCGGAAACGGCAGACGGGCTTATTATGGCCGTCCGGCACAAACAGTACCTTCTGGAGGGCGTGCAGTTTCACCCCGAATCGATTTTAACGGAATACGGCAAAGAGATGATCGCCAATTTTTTAAGACGAGTAAAACAGGAGGACGA